From the genome of Ananas comosus cultivar F153 linkage group 18, ASM154086v1, whole genome shotgun sequence, one region includes:
- the LOC109724132 gene encoding glutamine synthetase leaf isozyme, chloroplastic, translating into MAQMVVPTMQCQMAIPSNSIKAKPIMTPRMWNSLLLHPQRPRTKKSSNSTFKVLAVKSENDGVVSRLEGLLNMDITPYTDKIIAEYIWIGGTGIDIRSKSRTIPKPVEHPSELPKWNYDGSSTGQAPGEDSEVILYPQAIFKDPFRGGNNILVICDSYTPSGEPIPTNKRYRAAQIFSEQKVINEIPWYGIEQEYTLLQRNVKWPLGWPVGGYPGPQGPYYCSVGADKSFGRDISDAHYKACLYAGINISGTNGEVMPGQWEYQVGPSVGIEAGDHIWCSRYILERITEQAGVVLSLDPKPIEGDWNGAGCHTNYSTKSMREDGGFEVIKKAILNLSLRHKEHISAYGEGNERRLTGKHETASINTFSWGVANRGCSIRVGRETEAKGKGYLEDRRPASNMDPYVVTSLLAETTILWEPSLESEALAAKKLQLQV; encoded by the exons ATGGCTCAGATGGTGGTGCCCACCATGCAGTGCCAAATGGCAATCCCGAGCAATTCGATTAAAGCTAAGCCCATCATGACACCGAGGATGTGGAACTCTCTGCTCTTACATCCTCAGAGGCCCAGAACCAAGAAGAGTAGTAACTCTACATTCAAAGTCCTTGCTGTCAAGTCCGAAAATGATGGTGTGGTTTCGAGATTGGAGGGATTGCTTAATATGGACATCACTCCATACACCGACAAAATCATTGCGGAGTACATTTG GATTGGAGGGACCGGCATCGATATTCGAAGCAAATCGAGG aCAATCCCGAAGCCAGTGGAACACCCATCAGAGCTACCAAAATGGAATTACGACGGATCAAGCACTGGGCAAGCTCCTGGAGAAGACAGTGAAGTTATTCTATA CCCTCAAGCCATTTTCAAGGACCCTTTTCGAGGAGGCAATAATATCTTG GTGATTTGTGATTCATATACTCCAAGTGGAGAACCAATTCCTACTAACAAGCGGTACAGGGCTGCTCAAATATTCAGCGAGCAAAAGGTCATCAACGAAATCCCTTG GTACGGGATTGAGCAGGAGTACACCTTACTACAAAGAAATGTGAAGTGGCCTCTTGGATGGCCCGTTGGAGGTTATCCAGGCCCCCAG GGGCCATACTACTGCTCAGTAGGGGCAGATAAGTCATTCGGGCGTGACATCTCAGATGCTCATTACAAGGCCTGTTTGTATGCTGGAATCAACATAAGTGGCACCAATGGAGAGGTCATGCCCGGCCAG TGGGAATATCAAGTTGGACCAAGTGTTGGTATTGAAGCTGGAGATCATATATGGTGTTCAAGATACATTCTTGAG AGAATCACAGAACAAGCTGGTGTTGTGCTTTCTCTTGATCCAAAACCAATTGAG GGTGATTGGAATGGTGCTGGGTGCCACACGAACTACag CACTAAGAGCATGCGTGAAGATGGTGGCTTCGAGGTGATAAAAAAAGCAATCCTCAATCTCTCGCTCCGTCACAAGGAGCACATTAGTGCATATGGTGAAGGAAACGAGCGGAGGTTGACCGGAAAGCATGAGACTGCCAGCATAAACACTTTCTCCTGG GGGGTAGCAAATCGCGGCTGCTCTATTCGTGTGGGACGTGAAACCGAGGCAAAAGGAAAAG GCTACTTGGAGGATCGCCGACCCGCTTCAAACATGGACCCATATGTAGTGACATCTCTACTCGCAGAAACAACCATTCTTTGGGAGCCATCTCTCGAATCTGAGGCTCTTGCGGCTAAGAAGTTGCAATTACAAGTTTGA